DNA from Quercus lobata isolate SW786 chromosome 1, ValleyOak3.0 Primary Assembly, whole genome shotgun sequence:
TCTAATGAGCACCTCCAACTCATTGATTTATCTTCAAATGAATTCTCAGGTGAGATTCCAACAAACTTTTCCCATCATACTAGAATTCTTGCATtgggcaaaaataatttttctggCAATCTGTCCAGAAACCTTATTCATCTGAGCAAGCTTGAATACCTAGACAtacatgaaaacaaaattacagGTGAATTGCCAAACTTTATCTGCCAAATCTCCACCCTTCATACCCTAAATTTACGAAACAACACTCTTCATGGTTCAATCCCTAATTGTATTTCCAATCTTACTAATATCCAAATTCTTGATCTTTCAAACAATTGTCTTGTTGGAGAAATCCCTGCGAAGTTTGGAAATCTTGTTGGTATGGAAACAACCATCAATTTTTCATATCTCAATCTTTCATATTTCGTtgattctaaacatttaaatGCTGATCTCATCACCAAGAAAAACAACATTGATGATGTGACTATCATTTGGAAGAAGTCAAAACAATATCTATCATTGGATAGACTCAAGATCTACTATTTGTTAGACTTGTCAATGAACCAACTTTCTGGTGAAATTCCAGCTTCCTTAGGCAATTTGAAAGCTCTAAAGCATCTCAACATCTCACACAACAACCTTTATGGGAGGTTACCAACAAGTCTTGGTTGTTTAGAGAACCTAGAGAGTTTGGACTTAtcacataataataatttatcaggCTCAATTCCGCAATCACTAGCAAAATTGCAACAACTGACAATCCTGGATGTCAGTAACAACCAGCTTACAGGAAAGATTCCAGTTGGTAGCCAAATGGATACAATGGATGATCCAAGTTTTTATGCCAACAACAGTGGCTTGTGCGGAATGCAAATTCGAGTGCCATGTCTAGAAGATTTATCACCAACTAAACCACCAAGGGTTGAAAATAAGGAAACATGGTTCTCATGGGAAGGAGCAAGAATTGGATACGCAATTGGCTTCTTTGTAACAGTGGGAATTCTATATCTTACTGATAGTTTTGTCCCTACAAAACCTCCAAATTACCACTGTCAACAAAGAAGGCAAAGAGTATAAATGTCAAGTCTCTTACAAGTTATGCATGCAGTGGTCAAAGATCTAAATCCCAGAATTGTAAAGGCTTTCAATCAAGCAAACGGTGACAAGTAGTCATTCATAAGTATCAACAAGTAAGTTGGCTTGTAAGGTTACAATTTATCATATATGGagggataaaaaaataaaagttctcAATGCTAAAAAGAGAGTTGAAGTGGAGTTTATGAAAGTTATTACTTTTGTAAACACTGTTCAGTGAAGGATCCTATGCTGTTAGTATCCCTTCTatgttttttattgttaaattgttGTTTTATGTTGTAGTTTAGTAGCCAGTGAGGcttatttctctttatattgGTGTTGTTGCTTTCtggttaatttaatttcttttttgggaaaagttaacaaatgcctAAAGATATTAGTTTaggaaatagttttttttttaaataataaaaaagaaaaaaaaatgtatctaGCTTTTTTAAccgttttttttataaatattttcttatgaaagcggtattaatttttttttaaaatagtctaTTAATAAATACTCTACAGACTCTCATTAATAAAATCCTTCTTTTTTGGACAACCTTGTTGATAGTTGTTATAGTTTCTATGCGTTCAACATTTATTAATGCTGTTTCTTCTTCACCATAGCTACTATAGGCTCTCCTTCACAATCTCGtacaataacattttttttaatgcacgATTACACAATTCCTATTATTTCGTATGTTCGaa
Protein-coding regions in this window:
- the LOC115994036 gene encoding receptor-like protein 46 encodes the protein MEVEYILLTGNNLIGSLPPFLFNSHNLVVLALSQNNFHGELPSNIGNATALTILGLDNKNFSRKLPASIVNIYALILLCLSNNKFSGNTLPDFRSNEHLQLIDLSSNEFSGEIPTNFSHHTRILALGKNNFSGNLSRNLIHLSKLEYLDIHENKITGELPNFICQISTLHTLNLRNNTLHGSIPNCISNLTNIQILDLSNNCLVGEIPAKFGNLVGMETTINFSYLNLSYFVDSKHLNADLITKKNNIDDVTIIWKKSKQYLSLDRLKIYYLLDLSMNQLSGEIPASLGNLKALKHLNISHNNLYGRLPTSLGCLENLESLDLSHNNNLSGSIPQSLAKLQQLTILDVSNNQLTGKIPVGSQMDTMDDPSFYANNSGLCGMQIRVPCLEDLSPTKPPRVENKETWFSWEGARIGYAIGFFVTVGILYLTDSFVPTKPPNYHCQQRRQRV